The DNA window cgtgaatgagtgtgtatggatcaTGTTGcctagaaatgggttgcggcttgagATTATTTAAATGTTCTTGGTACCAAGAAACAAATTGTTATAATAAAAACCATTCACTTAAAGTTTAGGGAACCCAAAATCAATATTCAGTGAAGTGTACAAAATATAACAAGTCGACATGTTTTTATGCTACTTTATTAAAATCAGTTAACCATGTTTTAAGTCTCAAAAAAACATACATGATCCTGtccataaataaatgataaattcaatcatgatttatttagcattttatttatattccaTGTTCTGTCttgttattgtatgtattttttattttcgaTATCCCCAGGAGTACATTAAATAATATCTTcatacaaatgtttaaaaatgtaatatatgatGATTGAAATTATTTTTGGCTCTCATAAATTTTCATAAATTTACCATTTGTAATCTTCACTTTTTATAAAacttaatcaaaaaataaaagcttGCAAATCAGAATGATTCAAATCAGGATTTAAAATCTACACCCTCCCTGAGATATGAATGTTACATGGGAAAATGAATTGATTGGTCTTACCTTTTTACATGCCTACCGACTTCCGAGACAGGAATGCTGAAGACCTGGAATTTAGAGGAAATGACTCATATGATTCTCACACTCATACTGGAGAATTAACCATGACAAAACCACCACTGCCACCACTGATTCACCCATAGTTTGAGGCCAAGCTCATTTTCAATCTGGTATTGCGTTTATTAAATACTTCACAACTTCACCTACAATGAATGGTTACAAAATGTTACCTTTTTGTCAAATATGGACACTTCTCAATTTACAAAGCCGTCATTTTGCAGAGAGGCaacccaaaaaaacaaaactcagGAAAATTCAGAGCAGTCATTGAGACATACCACCTGTTTCAGGAAAGCGTGACAGAACTGTGAGAGAACTAAAGAAAAGACATGATATATTTTACCATCAACATCAGCTGTTGCACAATTCCAAGTTAATTTACAAACCAGATGGGAAGAATATGTactatacacatgtatatatatttatattttatgtatatatatacattcataaaATGAATCAATGTGACAGTCacgttacaaagaaaacaaaaagagcagaccgcttaagtataaaaaataaattaaaatgatttcacatgtcaaacataCAATGGTAGGTCTCATCCATGGAGTGGCAACACACTAAACACAAATATGTAGCAATGGGAATATAAAGATCGTTCATACAGACATGAAAAAGAAGCGAACTAGTCTAAGCAGAGCGGAAACAGAGCTAAAATTTCTTAAAAGGATCTAAATAATTGATGGGAAGCAAATGAAACGTGCCGCTAAACAACAGGAACTCGTTCAGTTCCTCCACAGGACGCAGAGGGAGTGGCAGTAAATGAAGTCTCCCTGCTGTCAGTCAGGATGGTCATAATCCAACTAACCTGTTTGGTGTATGCTGAtgaaattaacttttgtaatgccAAAATGTATGCAATTCTGTGTCTTCTGATCTACACACCACCCATAGAGGTccttaaaatgaacatttatttaaactttcTCATTTGGTTTTAAAATAGACATTTAATTTTCATCTTTCCATCACTTGTACAGACATAATCCCTCCCTATCCCAACCGTCCAATAGAAATCTTTCCGCGAATACTGTGGCGTGAAACCTGGCATGGGAGGTTATTTATATACCGTCAATCTGTGAAGCAGCACACCTAAAAGTCCAAAAAGCAGTGCACAACACAGTAGTTTCACTGGCAAAACGGTGACGCTGTGGGGTCAAAGCCTTTGAAAACGTCTTTTAAAGAAGCGTTGTCCTGCTCAGCCGTATCAGGCTGTGCTGGGCTACTGCCGCCAAATGGGCTACCAGTGCCGCTTGGCTTGTTGACCTGCTTTACCATGGTGAACAGTGTGGATACAGGTAGATTGTGGACTGCTGCGGGTTGCTCTGCAGAAACGGTAGTGCCTTGACCAGCTGTGGATGGACCACTTGTAGCTGTCGGCGCTGCGGCAGTCCCTGCATTGGGTGAGGGTGAAGGTTTGGGTCGGGGGCGGTTGTAGCTATTGTAGCGATCTGTAGTTTGCTCAGTCGAGCTCTTCTCTGGTTCAGGCTGGTCCAGTGCTGACTTGCGCACAAACAGTGGCTCTTTAGACTTAGGCTTAGCTGAAGCAGTTGTACTTTCGCTTGATTTGGGCTCAGGAGGAGGACTACTGTTTCTAGTGGCCACTGAACCCTCTGTCTTGTCTGCGCCTTGACTCCGAGGGTCGTATAAACTGATGCCGCTCAGCACACTGGTGCCACCGCTGCTACTACCTACACTGGCAGATCCCACACTTCGAACCGAGCCTCCTGCTGATAGCAGCCGAGGATCATATGGTGCAATGGTGGGACTGGAGGATGGTGGAGATAAGGAACTAGTAGGGGGAGATCCTTGAGGAACAAGTGGCTCTGAGGTGGTCTTAAGGGCAGATTTTTGAGGCTGTAATCGGGGGTCAGCAGGGGTTTTTCGTGCCATACGAGGGTCAATGGGCTTTTCAGATGAGACGGACGGAGGTGATGAGATTCCCGTAGAAGCGCCTTGAACAGGGCTTGATGAAGAGGCGTTAACAGTTTTAAGGATACGGGAGAGTAGCTCAAAGTCTGGTAGGGAAGAGGAGGACTGATTCGATTGCTCAacaggagcaggaggaggaaCAACAGTAGGTGGGAGAATAGAGGAGTGATGAGGGGGCTGTGTGCGGGATAGGCGGGGGTCAATGGTAGTGACTGGTGGGATGCCAGGGGGTAGTGGGAGCAAGTCTTGTTTAGGGATGGGGATAGGGATGAGGTCTTCTGGACTCCACAGCACCGCCTTAGAAAATGAAGGCTTTTGAAGAACTACATCCTTTTTGATGTGGCTGAACTGCTGTAGTTGTGAGCGGGGATCGCGTAAAGCCATGCCCATTAAAGGGTCAAGAGGGATGGGCACAGGCTTGTCCCTCAGCATCCTTTcaccctcctcttcctcattGCTGGCTGGAGCGGTCAAAGGTGGCGGTTTGTACACAAGTGGTGGCTCGGGTTTAGAGGCATGTGCAGCTGCATGTCGGGCAAGACGGGGGTCTGAAGGGGTAGGAGATAGGGAAGATGAGGCCTCGGGTGCCTGAGAAGAGTCTGTGTTGCGGGATAGACGTGGATCCCGTGCCAGCCTGGGGTCTGCTGGTCTGCTGGGTGCCGGTGTAGGCTGAGATTTTTGTAGACGAGGGTCACTTGGAGCTCCATCAGGCTTGGCAGGGCCTTGGTTCTGGGTTTGTTGTCGTAgtgttttcagaattgaagtgACGCTGCCACCACCATCCTCATCTTCACTAGAATACCAGTTTGCTGAATCTCCTGTAAGTAAATAGAAGTGAAATGATTCAGAGTTCAGTCAGTTTTCTTCACTGGTAGTCTATAATCTGAAACATCAGCCTGTGTAATTTCAATCAGTGACAGAAAGCACCATCTAGTGGAgagatattattattttatggcaAGATTGCACAACCCCAGGCTAGAGGATGTTTACAGTATTATGAGGTCCTGGGCAGGGTCAAACTCTGAGTAGAGTCCTTGAGAGGTTTCCTTCCCAGAAATAGCTTTGGCaacatatacatttgaagtcagccCCTGAAAACCTATTCTATTTGCATAACAAAAATGTTATAGAAACTAGAAAGGTATCCAAGGCAATAAATTACTGTTGAAATGCTACACTTTCTGTTTCTACTGAAAATCATATAACGTTTTGTTATCTAGTACCAAAACATGGACTTATGGAGTATTACCTCCTTCATTCTCCCTCTCAGTTCCTCCTCCATCAGCTAGCCTCCTGGCTCtctcttcatcctcctgctgctTCTGCTGGAGTCTCATAAAAAGCACCCTCTGCGCTGGAGGCAGGAAATCAGGCACTGCCATTCCAGTCTGATTTGACGGGCCTACATTAGCTCCACTCTCCATACTTCCAGAGTTGTGGTTCCCAGGTGACTGATCATTGAAGTTTCCACCACCCATGCCTTGAAAGTTGTCACCTGTACAGTGAGGCAAAGAATACTCacgtttcagaaaaaaaaacagaatgggACAATATACTTTACAGCATTGGTTCACAAAAAAACGTAATTTAACTATAAAGAATGcatatatatttcttaaatgcatttaattactATAAGATTAAATGGTTAAATTACTATTAAAATTAGACATTAACTCACAGTCTCTTCCACTTCCATCTATCGACATTGCTTGCTGTTGCTGGTAGAAGTTATCATAGAAGTTATTCCCAGCAGATCCAGCACCTGGAGACATCATGCCTGGGTTTGGTGGTCCTTCTCCCTGGACAAAGTTTTGCATCATTGGTGGTCCTGTACCCATTGATGGAGGGCCTTGATTCATATTAGATGGTCCCATAGGAGGCCTCTCATGAGGACCACCTGGACCCATATGACCTGGTGGTGGGGGAAAGCGAGGTGGAGGTGCACCTGGGGGACCTGGAGGTGGTCCTTGAGGTCCTGCAGTACCTGCAGAAGCATTGGCAGGAACTGGTCCTCTGTAAAGATAGGATCTGTGTCATTATATTCTGCTTACAGCTGGTAAATAAACATCAAAAAAGAGGACCTTCAAAAAAAGAGGAATAGCTTACCTGACACCCAGTTTTTGTGCAAGCTGTCCTGTGGGCTTCACAACAATTTCAAATAAGGAGGGGATCTTCTTTCCTGCATTTCCTCCACAAACAGGTGGTGGGCCCATAgggggtggagggccagttggaGGAGGCCCTTGGAAGGTGCCTCCATCAGTGCAGGGAGGAGGGGGAACTGGGCAGGGCCCAATTCCAGGACCAGGACCAGGTCCAGGTCCAGGTCCAGGAACAGGCCCAACACCAGGGCCTGGGGCCGGTGGACCACTTGGAGGGATGTTACCATGTGGGGCACTAGGCATTCCAAACTCCATGGGCGTTGAAGAATCCCCTGGGGAAGGTCTTGGTGGAGTTGGGAGAAGGCCAACACCAGGGGGTGGTTTAGGAAGAGGGTTAATGCCTTGCTTTTTCAGTTCCTCAACCTCTTTCTCATCTTCTGCACCAGCTTCTGCATCCTCTGCCAGCatctttataaaataattaaagaaaaattatatattataacacacatacatacattcacacacacacaccagtggtGTACAGAAACAACAATTACAAAGCATCAGCTATATTTTTCAACATATATGTTAAGATTACCTTATCGAGCAACTCTTGAGTATCTTCTGTTAGGGAGTCATGAGAGAACATGCACTCCTCGCCATTCACACAGTTCCCTGTGGTATGGAACAGCTTGCAAGGGAAATCACGTGCAGTGAAGTCAAGAAGTTATTAACACAATTGGAAACTCTTACTCTTTTGCAGCATAAGACTGCAACCATATGTatcattaaaatgtgtgtgtatctatatatatatatatatatatatatatatatatatatatatatatatatatatatatatatatatatatatatataaatgataatgTCAGACTCAGCAAGCAAAATGACCAAAGGATATCATGCATGTAGGGACAATTTTCTGCTCGTGCACAGAAGCCAGTGATGTAGAACTTGCATAGTTCTTTCTTCTTAGGCAACTCAATGTCATGGCTGAAATTACAGTGGTCACCCTGAAGATAAAttgacagaaattaaaacagaatTAATTCCTCGTTGTCAACAAGTCATGTTATTTTGCATAATCTCATAAATTAGACATGACTCATTTATATCAATGCtcctaaatacaaaaaaaactaaattacgtTAGCTTATTTGCATTGTCTTACAAAGCTGAGCTTACCCATGTGCAGCGACCCTCAATGTAGTATTTGCAAATAGCCTTCCCCTTCTTCTCTGGCCCATGTTTCTCCTGATCATTCCTTCTTGGGGGACCAGATCCATCCTAAATTAGTCAGTAAGGTACAATAATTTAGATGATAATTTATGTTCTGCcgataattacaaaataaaaagatattctgaagaacttTCTCACTACCATGTCCTTATCTCCACTGTTATCATCATCAGGACCTTGATCTCCTCCACGGCCCCTTCCTCGATTCCTCCCTCTTCCCCGATTCATTCCTCGACCTCCTTTTCCTCGACCACGACCTCGCCCACCTTTTCCACCTAAGCAAATTAAAAGGCAAGGTATTAAACTACAAACACAATCCACTTCCGTGCTGACCTAAGATTTGGATGTATTCCTACATCTATAGCTCACCCCGCCCTCTGTCCTTCGTTTTCCTGTATTGGTTTAGCTCTTTTGAGTAGTCATCATAGTCATCATCTCCCATG is part of the Danio rerio strain Tuebingen ecotype United States chromosome 15, GRCz12tu, whole genome shotgun sequence genome and encodes:
- the zc3h4 gene encoding zinc finger CCCH domain-containing protein 4, yielding MAVESMTVHPNSPTANHEHNSLLTDERQEDGELEEGELEDDGGEAEVPSGEVADPQDKPRHSKERHASESNDEEKSHRRRRKRKREREREKEKRRAKKKRKSKHKRHQSSSDEYSDYSDESDYSPSEKRKYREYSPPYPPTSQGGYSSAPSGHGGPMSKKGGYMKIDKQGYGGYDDYEEETYEGEDDEDMGDDDYDDFAKELNQYRKAKEVGGPRGRGGKNRMKNLRGRGRGGMRGRGGRGGGRGRGRGKMGGENDDGDGMYGEDMEYGDDDYDNMGDDDYDDYSKELNQYRKTKDRGRGGKGGRGRGRGKGGRGMNRGRGRNRGRGRGGDQGPDDDNSGDKDMDGSGPPRRNDQEKHGPEKKGKAICKYYIEGRCTWGDHCNFSHDIELPKKKELCKFYITGFCARAENCPYMHGDFPCKLFHTTGNCVNGEECMFSHDSLTEDTQELLDKMLAEDAEAGAEDEKEVEELKKQGINPLPKPPPGVGLLPTPPRPSPGDSSTPMEFGMPSAPHGNIPPSGPPAPGPGVGPVPGPGPGPGPGPGIGPCPVPPPPCTDGGTFQGPPPTGPPPPMGPPPVCGGNAGKKIPSLFEIVVKPTGQLAQKLGVRGPVPANASAGTAGPQGPPPGPPGAPPPRFPPPPGHMGPGGPHERPPMGPSNMNQGPPSMGTGPPMMQNFVQGEGPPNPGMMSPGAGSAGNNFYDNFYQQQQAMSIDGSGRDCDNFQGMGGGNFNDQSPGNHNSGSMESGANVGPSNQTGMAVPDFLPPAQRVLFMRLQQKQQEDEERARRLADGGGTERENEGGDSANWYSSEDEDGGGSVTSILKTLRQQTQNQGPAKPDGAPSDPRLQKSQPTPAPSRPADPRLARDPRLSRNTDSSQAPEASSSLSPTPSDPRLARHAAAHASKPEPPLVYKPPPLTAPASNEEEEGERMLRDKPVPIPLDPLMGMALRDPRSQLQQFSHIKKDVVLQKPSFSKAVLWSPEDLIPIPIPKQDLLPLPPGIPPVTTIDPRLSRTQPPHHSSILPPTVVPPPAPVEQSNQSSSSLPDFELLSRILKTVNASSSSPVQGASTGISSPPSVSSEKPIDPRMARKTPADPRLQPQKSALKTTSEPLVPQGSPPTSSLSPPSSSPTIAPYDPRLLSAGGSVRSVGSASVGSSSGGTSVLSGISLYDPRSQGADKTEGSVATRNSSPPPEPKSSESTTASAKPKSKEPLFVRKSALDQPEPEKSSTEQTTDRYNSYNRPRPKPSPSPNAGTAAAPTATSGPSTAGQGTTVSAEQPAAVHNLPVSTLFTMVKQVNKPSGTGSPFGGSSPAQPDTAEQDNASLKDVFKGFDPTASPFCQ